One region of Camelina sativa cultivar DH55 chromosome 6, Cs, whole genome shotgun sequence genomic DNA includes:
- the LOC104792055 gene encoding 1-acyl-sn-glycerol-3-phosphate acyltransferase 2-like, whose translation MVIAAAVIVPLGLLFFISGLVVNLIQALCYVLIRPLSKNTYRKINRVVAETLWLELVWIVDWWAGVKIQVFADNETFNRMGKEHALVVCNHRSDIDWLVGWVLAQRSGSLGSALAVMKKSSKFLPVIGWSMWFSEYLFLERNWSKDESTLKSGLQRLSDFPRPFWLALFVEGTRFTEAKLKAAQEYAASSDLPIPRNVLIPRTKGFVSAVSNMRSFVPAIYDMTVTIPKTSPPPTMLRLFKGQPSVVHVHIKCHSMKDLPESDDAIAQWCRDQFVAKDALLDKHIAADTFPGQQEQNIGRPIKSLAVVLSWACVLTLGAIKFLHWAQLFSSWKGIALSGLALGIITLGMQILIRSSQSERSTPAKVVPAKPKDHHNSESSSQTEVEKQK comes from the exons ATGGTGATTGCTGCAGCTGTCATCGTGCCTTTGGgccttctcttcttcatatCTGGTCTCGTTGTCAATCTCATTCAG GCACTTTGCTATGTCCTCATTCGGCCACTGTCTAAGAACACTTACAGAAAAATCAACCGGGTGGTTGCTGAAACCTTGTGGTTGGAGCTTGTTTGGATAGTTGACTGGTGGGCTGGAGTAAAG ATCCAAGTGTTTGCTGATAATGAGACCTTCAATCGAATGG GCAAAGAACACGCTCTTGTCGTTTGTAATCACCGAAGCGATATTGATTGGCTTGTAGGATGGGTTCTGGCTCAG CGGTCAGGTTCCCTGGGAAGCGCTTTGGCTGTAATGAAGAAGTCTTCCAAATTCCTTCCA GTCATAGGCTGGTCAATGTGGTTCTCAGAGTATCTGTTTCTGGAAAGAAATTGGTCCAAGGATGAAAGCACTCTAAAG TCAGGTCTTCAGCGCTTGAGTGACTTCCCTCGACCTTTCTGGCTAGCCCTTTTTGTGGAGGGAACTCGCTTTACAGAGGCTAAACTCAAAGCAGCACAAGAGTATGCAGCCTCCTCTGACTTGCCTATCCCTCGAAATGTGTTGATTCCTCGCACCAAA gGTTTTGTGTCAGCTGTTAGTAATATGCGTTCATTTGTCCCAGCCATTTATGATATGACAGTGACTATTCCAAAAACTTCTCCACCGCCCACGATGCTAAGACTATTCAAAGGACAACCTTCTGTG GTACATGTTCACATCAAGTGTCACTCCATGAAAGACTTGCCTGAATCAGATGACGCAATTGCACAGTGGTGCAGAGATCAGTTTGTGGCTAAG GATGCTTTGTTAGACAAACACATAGCTGCAGACACTTTCCCCGGTCAACAGGAACAGAACATTGGCCGTCCCATAAAGTCCCTTGCG GTGGTTCTATCATGGGCATGCGTATTAACTCTTGGAGCAATTAAGTTCCTACACTGGGCACAACTCTTTTCGTCATGGAAAGGTATCGCGCTATCGGGGCTTGCTCTGGGTATCATCACTCTCGGTATGCAGATCCTGATACGCTCGTCTCAGTCAGAGCGTTCAACCCCAGCCAAAGTGGTTCCAGCAAAGCCAAAGGACCATCACAACTCAGAATCATCCTCCCAAACAGAAGTGGAGAAGCAGAAGTAA